A single Glycine soja cultivar W05 chromosome 14, ASM419377v2, whole genome shotgun sequence DNA region contains:
- the LOC114384491 gene encoding fructose-bisphosphate aldolase, cytoplasmic isozyme 1, whose translation MSAFVGKYADELIKNAKYIATPGKGILAADESTGTIGKRLSSINVENIEANRQALRELLFTAPDALQYLSGVILFEETLYQKTSDGKPFVEVLQENNVIPGIKVDKGVVELAGTNGETTTQGFDSLGARCQQYYKAGARFAKWRAVLKIGPTEPSELSIQQNAQGLARYAIICQENGLVPIVEPEILTDGAHDIAKCAAVTETVLAAVYKALNEQHVLLEGTLLKPNMVTPGSDSPKVPPEVIAEYTVQALRRTVPAAVPGVVFLSGGQSEEEATLNLNAMNKLEVLKPWTLSFSFGRALQQSTLKTWGGKKENVAKAQEAFLARCKANSDATLGKYVGGSGSGLTSESLYVKNYKY comes from the exons ATGTCTGCCTTTGTTGGAAAGTACGCAG ATGAGCTTATCAAGAATGCCAAGTACATAGCCACACCTGGGAAGGGCATCTTGGCAGCAGATGAGAGCACTGGCACCATTGGGAAGCGCCTATCGAGCATTAACGTTGAGAACATTGAGGCCAACCGCCAAGCTCTTCGCGAGCTTCTCTTCACCGCTCCAGATGCCCTCCAATACCTCTCTGGTGTCATCCTCTTTGAGGAAACTCTTTACCAGAAAACCTCCGATGGGAAGCCTTTTGTTGAGGTCCTTCAAGAGAACAATGTCATCCCAGGCATCAAAGTGGACAAGGGTGTTGTTGAGTTGGCTGGCACAAATGGTGAAACCACCACTCAGGGATTCGACTCTCTCGGAGCTCGGTGCCAACAGTACTACAAGGCTGGTGCACGCTTCGCCAAGTGGCGTGCAGTCCTCAAAATTGGCCCAACTGAGCCCTCTGAGCTTTCCATCCAGCAAAATGCACAGGGCTTGGCACGCTATGCCATCATTTGCCAGGAGAATGGCCTTGTGCCCATTGTTGAGCCTGAGATTTTGACTGATGGGGCTCATGACATCGCCAAATGTGCTGCTGTTACTGAAACTGTGCTTGCAGCTGTTTACAAGGCACTCAATGAGCAGCATGTCCTTCTTGAAGGAACTCTTCTCAAGCCCAACATGGTTACTCCCGGCTCTGATAGCCCAAAG GTACCACCAGAGGTGATTGCTGAGTACACAGTTCAAGCACTCCGCAGGACTGTCCCAGCTGCGGTGCCAGGGGTTGTGTTTCTGTCTGGTGGGCAAAGTGAAGAAGAAGCTACCCTCAACCTGAATGCAATGAACAAGTTGGAGGTGTTGAAGCCATGGACTCTCTCATTCTCATTCGGGCGAGCACTGCAACAAAGCACACTCAAGACATGGGGTGGAAAGAAGGAGAATGTCGCCAAAGCTCAAGAGGCATTTCTGGCAAGATGCAAGGCCAATTCTGATGCTACTCTGGGAAAGTATGTTGGTGGAAGCGGAAGTGGCTTGACTTCTGAGAGTTTGTATGTCAAGAACTACAAGTATTAA
- the LOC114384524 gene encoding uncharacterized protein At1g08160-like — MLASVEEELGTPKQPRNQHSQQSEAPNSLANTRAIFRQPRLQRTKPIIWCAAILCFIFSLVLIFFGIATLILYLSMKPRNPTFDIPNASLNVVYFDSPQYLNGEFTLLANFSNPNRRIGLRFESLNIELFYSDRLVSSQTIKPFTQRPRETRLQSVNLISSLVFLPQDVGVKLQRQVENNRVNYNARGTFKVRFNIGLVHLSYSLYSTCQIEMTSPPAGILVARQCITNR, encoded by the coding sequence CTCAGCAATCAGAAGCACCAAATTCCCTTGCCAACACTAGAGCAATTTTCAGGCAACCTCGACTTCAAAGGACAAAACCAATTATATGGTGTGCTGCAATACTGTGCTTCATATTCAGCCTAGTGCTTATCTTCTTTGGAATTGCAACACTGATTCTCTACCTTTCCATGAAACCACGAAACCCCACGTTTGACATTCCCAATGCAAGCCTCAATGTGGTGTACTTTGACTCACCACAGTACCTCAATGGTGAATTCACTCTCCTTGCAAATTTTTCCAATCCTAACAGGAGAATTGGGCTGAGGTTTGAGTCCTTGAACATTGAGCTTTTCTACTCAGACAGACTCGTGTCTTCACAAACAATCAAGCCTTTCACTCAAAGGCCAAGGGAAACCAGGCTGCAATCAGTGAACTTGATATCAAGCTTGGTGTTTTTACCGCAAGATGTTGGTGTAAAACTTCAAAGGCAAGTGGAGAATAACAGGGTCAATTACAATGCAAGGGGAACATTTAAGGTGAGGTTCAATATTGGCCTTGTCCATTTATCTTACTCTCTGTATAGCACATGCCAGATAGAGATGACTAGTCCTCCAGCTGGTATTCTAGTAGCAAGACAATGCATAACAAACCGATGA